The window CTGACGTGTGCCGCCACCTAGATATGCTTTGACTGCGGCCAGAAGAACCCGACGTGGACGTCTGTGCCCTTCGGCATCTACCTCTGCCTGGACTGCTCCTCCAACCACCGTAACCTCGGTGTGCATATTTCCTTTGTCCGATCGACGAACCTGGACCGTACGTGAAATGCCACACTGCACTTTGATATGCGCGCCCCTGACGAGACGCAGAGTGGCAATGGGATCAGCTGCGATTGATGAAGGTTGGTGGCAACTCGTCCGCCACCAAGTTCTTCCAGCAGAATGGAGGCACCGCGGCGCTGAAGAGCAAGGATCCGAAAACAAAGTACCAGTCCAACGTGGCGACCAAGTACAAGGACGAGCTCAAGCGACGAGCTGCCAGAGATGCCAAGGAGTAACgaagccccccccccctcccccttcccCTGCCGAGGCACGATCCCGGAAGGCTGACCCTCGCCCGACAGATTCCCCGGCGAAGTTGTCGTGACCGacttggccgacggcgacggaacCTCCACACCGTCcggcgagcccgacgccgaTTTCTTCTCTTCCTGGGATAAGCCTGCCGTCCAGCGACCCACTCCTCCCACCTCGCGAACGGCAAGCCCTGCCATGGTCGGCCGGGCTCCCTCTCCCTTCCTcacggccggcgccggagtCGGCAAGGAGAGGGCGGTGTCGCCGCTGGCCATGCCGGATGAGCCGGAGGAGGCCCCACCCGCGCCGCGagtcgtcaccgccgccgccgtccgcaaGACACCGGCCGCCAAGGCGCGAAAGACCAACGTGCTCGGCGccaagaagacgacgaagctCGGGGCGAAGAAGGTGACGAATGAAGTCATCGACTTTGAcgaggcggagaagaaggccaaggaggaggccgaaCGCATCGCGAAGCTCGGCTACGAccccgatgccgaggacgactcgCAGAGCCAAGACGCGATGCCGGGAACGGGCGCGACCATCATCGCTTCCAACTCTGCGGGCCCGTCGCGCAGCAGCTCGCAACCGCGAACAAAGTCggtcgccgaggtcgatCGACTTGGCATGGGGATGGGACGACTCGGCTTCGGCCAGGTTGGCGGCAACAAGCCGGCTCAGGATCAGTCTACGAAGAAGAACGCCGGCGGAttcggctccgtcggcccCGTCCGAGCAGCCGCCGAAGGTAAGGTGGAAGACGCATACATATCTTCGTGACGATGGATTCATCTGCTCCGAACTAACAAGCATGGCAGACGAATCGGACAACTTTGCCCGCACCAAGTTTGGCTCCCAAAAGGGCATCTCGTCGGACGAGTACTTTGGCAAGGGTTCCTTCGACCCGAGCGCTGACGCGGAAGCCAAGACACGACTGCAAGGCTTCGAGGGCGCCACCTCCATCTCTTCCAATGCCTACTTCGGAAGGGACGAGGAGATGCCCGAGGAGGACTACGGCGACCTCGAgtcggccgccaaggacTTTGTGCGCAAGTTTGGCATCACGGCCAGCGATGACCTCGAGAACCTCAGCAACGTCTTGGGCGAGGGTGCTACGAAACTTCAGGGTGCCATCCGCAACTACCTCGGAAACTAAGAGTCGTCAAGCcaacgggggggggggggggggacaaGGAGCATACGTTGCCTTGGGGCGGCCGCGAAGCACAAGCTGGCCGGTTCGTCCTTTGCGAGTGCAGCGTGCCGTGCCCGACGCATGGATATGACGCTGCAATGAGTGAGTGGGAAGCACATGGAGTTTGACGCAGGTTGGGACACGGATGGACGGTGGCGTACGTGTGAAGCCAGCTTGGTTAGCATGAAATAGACGCGATTGCTATCGGACCCTACGatgcgcgacgacgagcgctCGACGTGAGAGCTCACACATGGCTAATCGCGCCGCTCACTCACGGCTCGCGCGCGCGCACGAGGGCCGAGGAAAGGCGACCAAGAGAGCATGCTTGCCCAAGAGCATGCTtgcttgtaattactccaAACGAAGCGGCACAGCGCACGCGTTCATCAATTCTTCATACTcgtatatacatgtacaagatCATGAGGGGGGAAAAGGAAATGCAGAAATACACCGGTCGGACATCGACCACGGCAACTCCCATCACAGCTTGGCAATCATCTTGTTTCCCGCCTGGATCCACTTCACGGCGTCGTTGACgaactcgtcgacgacgcccttggCCGACTTGGTCTCGTTGCAGACGGCGGCGCACTTGCCCATCAGGTAGGGGCGGAACTGCTCAAGAgggtcgtcgaggtcgtcgtcctcgtcctcggcggctgcCGTGTGGCTCTCGACGCTGGGCTTCTTGTCATTGTTGCCCTCGCCCATGAACTTGTCGAGGTCGGCCTCGTAGGGTATGGTTCCCTTGGCCGCCAGCTCCTTCATCTCCTGCTGGCGGTTCGTCTCCCAGTCGTTGATGTACGGGTTGTTGCGCACACGCATGGGGCGGCCGGTGAAGATGATGGTGCGGAcgttgtcgtcgtggccggcggTGCGGACGGCGTCCTTGTGGGCCTTGGGAgcgcccgcctcgtcggtgAGGATGAAGCGGGTGCCGACccagacggcgccggcgcccatcATGAGGGCCGACGCGAGCAGCTGGCCGTTGTGGatgccaccggcggcgatgacctGGACGGGTCCGCCGGTGAGAGGAGACGTGTACTTCTTGcactcctcgacgacggccgggatGAGGACCGTGGTGGGGATGTCGCCGGTGTGGCCaccaccctcgccgccctgggccacgatgatgtcgacgccgacctcggcgcaCTTCTTGACGTGCTTGACGTGGCCAATCATGTTCATGTAGACGATGCCATGCTTGTGCAGCTTATCGACCACCTCCTTGGGggggacgccgacggccgagacgaagaCCTTGGCGCCCGACTCGatgacgatgtcgacgagctcaCCGAGCTTGCCCTTGGTGTAGTCGTAGCTGCCAGGGCCGTCCTGTTAGCTTCCGTGCGTCCGCCGCGGCTGCCGATGAGCACCTGCGGCCTGCGAGCCCGAGGTCACATATTGACATGTGatcggcctcgggcctcaGGCCGGCCACTTCAGCTCGGCGGGGTGAGGGGGTGAGACGAACTTGGTCTTGCGGGCGCTGCCCCCGACCTGGGGGAGGAGCAGGTCGACGCCAAAGGGGGCGTTCTTGTCGTTGAGGTACTCCTTCAGCTCGGCAATCTGCTCGCGGAGCATGTCGGGGGTGTAGCCGACAccgccgatgacgccgaggccgccggcgttggtgacggcggccgccagCTTGGGCCCGGCAGCCACGTTCATGCCGGCAAGCAGAACGGGGTGCTTGATCTTGAACAGATCGGTGATGGGCGTGCGGATCTGCTCTGCGTTCGGGTGCCAGGCCACGGTCAGCATCGGCGTCTGCCTTTGTCGCGTCGAAGGGAGGGAGTGGTGCCATACGTGGAGAGGCCATCTTGACAGCTGTGTCTCTGCTtctacttgcttgcttgggcaacggaggaggagaaaagCCGTGGGTCGAAGGGTAATGGTGAATGGTAGATGTCCTGGGACGATGCTTGAGATGTTTGCTGAACGGGACAGACGAGAGGGAATTCAGTAGTGGCGGCAGCGGGAGCGGTTAGATATACGAGCACCCAGGCACATGAGTGGAGGGGAGGCAAACGGCGACGCATTGTTGGCTCCGGAGGGCGGACCGCATGCGAAACGTGCCGAGGCTCGAAGGGGCCGCTAGCGACGCGTTCAGTTTAGCGCTTCGACTGTGACTCGTGGAATCTGGGGAAGGAGCCGAGGGAATAGGTAGCAACAGTCGggagcaagtaagtactgtattacttagttgtactttcgcacaagcacaagtgcaaggtacactgtacatgcgcattGCTAGGTTCACGCATACAGGGcccaggtacttgtacaagagCACTCCAGGTACActcttgtactgtacctggcTTAGTGCTCGGCCAGCATCACGAGAACGGGCAGGAGCACCAAGCCGGGCCCGATTGCGGCGGTCAACTTGACGGGCAACCGCGTTCGCCGCAAGAAGGCACGTTGGAGGGAGGCAAACTGGGACGAGGAAGGAGgcgctcgggctcgggcaCGACTCGTCAATGCGAAGCCGTCGGTCTGGCATCCCCCTCCCTTGACCATAACTTTTGCTTGCTAGACGGCATCATGATCACCTCGTACGGTTTACGACCAGTTGCTTATTGACATCAGCAGCTCGTCGGAGCTGCTGGAGATCCTCCGCCTGTCAGTACACTGTCCCACTGTAACGTGGTGAGAGAGCGACATGTGACCGACCGAACGATGGCCGACCAGTTCTAATGTGCACCTACGTCAGTGTACTACATAGCAGGCGTACCAGGGCGAGGAGCAGAGGGGTGGAATAGCGTGCCCAGGTACGAAAACGAGAATGAGGCTGCCAACCAGTACAATTTCTTATCAGATTGCTGCCGCAGGCCAATGAAAAGATTGAGGTCGGCTAAGAAGAGCAATTCTGCACGCACACCAGCCAATTTTGGATCGCCGACTCGCCTGCTGCTTCGTTGACACAAAATTCCCGTTCAAGGCAAGGACTTTGGCggagcaggtacttgtactcctgGTGCTCAGGCCCTCAGACACCGCTGACAGCGTACTTGTAGAGCTCATCCCTGCACGGCCGCCCTTTCAGGGTCCAGTGCGCCCAGCACGGCAGCAGGCCCACGAAATTTCAACGTCAGGTCTCGTTTCCAACGCCCACAGACTAGGACCTTGGTCACTGCTTGCCGCGTTTGAATCGTGGCCTCTCCATTCATCGACACACTCGCCAGCAGCAACCGGTGAGGGCACACGAGGTCACGCCATGAACTGTTCAATTGCTCGCAGTTCTCTCCTCAGAAGGAGCTGGCATGCCTCGCAAAACGCTCACAAATTTCACTCCCGGAGTGCGTGCACGAGGCTGACGCCCAGCGTTCGGGCGCCGATATCGTCAAACACAGCCTTGGCTGCCTCAAAACCAAACCCCAGCATCGGAAGATCGCGTGTCACGGAGCATGGGCGTCCTCACTCTAGCTGCGCATGCCGTGCAACGACGCGCAAGCGGACGGCGTACATAGCCCTCGGGAGCAACGTGGGCGATCGCGTGGCCGAGATTGAGAGGGCCTGCAACGAGATGGACCGCCGCGGAATTCGCGTGAAGCGGACGAGCAGCCTCTGGGAGACGGAGCCCATGTATGTAAAGGACCAGGACCGTTTCATCAACGGTGCCTGCGAGGTCGGTAAACCCGCCGCCACGATGCGTTCCGGTTCCCGTGCGAGAGTGCGCGCTCACCGACGCGCAGGTTGAGACGGACCTCGATCCCTTGCCGTTGCTGGACCAGCTTCAAGCGATCGAGAATGACATGGGTCGGCGCAAGATCATCGACAAAGGCCCTCGCAACATCGACCTAGACATTCTGCTGTACGGTGACGAAAAGGTGCAGCATGAGAGGCTCACCATCCCGCACCCCGGCATTGCCCAGCGCGAGTTTGTGCTTCGGCCGTTGGCCGAGTAAGTACCCCTTCGACCTTGATTCACCCGCCCCCGAGCTTGCGTCTCATTCTTCCTCCCAGGCTCATTCCCTCGAAACCGCTCGACCCCTCCAAGCCATGGAAGCTGGTGCAGGATTACTTGAACGACCTCCCGGCGGGAGAACCACTTTCCTCCCTCACTCCACTGGCAGCCGCCCCGTCGTGCCCGGTGCTCACCCCCCTGGCGCGCGACCGCAGGACCCAGGTCATGACCATCCTGAACCTGACGCCCGACTCCTTCTCCGACGGAGGGCGCCATGATTTAGCGAACCTTGGcggggccgtcgtcgacgtcgctcgCGGCGGGGCCACCGTCATCGACGTTGGGGGccagtcgacggcgcccggGCGCCCCGAGGTCACGGCTGAAGAGGAGGCTGCCCGGGTCATCCCCGCCATCGAGCTCATTCGATCCATGCCGGAGGCGcgtggcatcgtcgtcagCGTCGACACCTACCGCGCCTCCGTTGCCGAGaaggccgtcgccagcgGGGCCGACATGATCAATGATGTCTCGGCTGGACAGCTCGACCCTGACATGCTCTCAACCGTCGCTCGTCTTGGCAAGACCATCTGTCTGATGCACATGCGGGGAACGCCACGAACCATGGCAGGCCTCACCTCATACCCCGACGGGCTCATTCCCACCGTCGCGTCGGAGCTCCTCGCAcgagtcgccgccgccgagcgggcAGGCATTCGCCGCTGGCGGATCGTCTTGGATCCCGGCATTGGCTTCGCCAAGACGCACGCCCAGAACCTTGAGCTGCTCAGGAACCTAGACCTGCTCAGGACCTGGCCGGGGCTCGAAGCCTTGCCCTGGCTCGTGGGCGCGAGCCGCAAGGGCTTCATTGGCGCCGCGACGGGCGCCGAGCAGCCTTCGCAGCGCATCTGGGggacggccgcgacggtggcggcctCTGTCCAGgggggcgccgacgtcgtccgcgtGCACGACACC of the Drechmeria coniospora strain ARSEF 6962 chromosome 01, whole genome shotgun sequence genome contains:
- a CDS encoding 2-nitropropane dioxygenase, producing MLTVAWHPNAEQIRTPITDLFKIKHPVLLAGMNVAAGPKLAAAVTNAGGLGVIGGVGYTPDMLREQIAELKEYLNDKNAPFGVDLLLPQDGPGSYDYTKGKLGELVDIVIESGAKVFVSAVGVPPKEVVDKLHKHGIVYMNMIGHVKHVKKCAEVGVDIIVAQGGEGGGHTGDIPTTVLIPAVVEECKKYTSPLTGGPVQVIAAGGIHNGQLLASALMMGAGAVWVGTRFILTDEAGAPKAHKDAVRTAGHDDNVRTIIFTGRPMRVRNNPYINDWETNRQQEMKELAAKGTIPYEADLDKFMGEGNNDKKPSVESHTAAAEDEDDDLDDPLEQFRPYLMGKCAAVCNETKSAKGVVDEFVNDAVKWIQAGNKMIAKL